In the Streptomyces cinnamoneus genome, GGAGCACGGGCAGCCGGTTGACCGTGGCGAGGGCGGCGCCGGTGACGAGGTTGGTGGCGCCGGGCCCGATGGAGGTGGTGACCGCGTGCGCGGAGAGCCGGTCGCACTGGCGGGCGTAACCCACGGCGGCGTGCACCATGGCCTGTTCGTTGCGGCCCTGGAGGTAGGGCAGCGCGTCGCCCGTCTCCAGCAGGGCCTGCCCGACGCCGGCCACGTTGCCGTGGCCGAAGATGCCCCAGCAGGCGGCGACCAGCCGCCGTCGGCGGCCGTCGCGCTCGGTGTACTGGTGGGCGAGGAACTCCACCAGGGCCTGGGCGACGGTGAGTCGGCGGGTCATCGGTCCCCTCCCGGGAGGTAGAGCGGCAGGCGCGGGTCGACAGGCTGGCCGGGCCAGGTGCCGCGGATCCAGGCGTGGTCGGGGTGGTCGCGGATGAGCCACTCGCGCTCGGCGCCGGGTCCGGCCATGACGTTGAGGTAGTACAGGGTGTGCCCGGGCGCGGCCATGGAGGGGCCGTGCCAGCCGTCGGGGATCAGCACGGCGTCGCCGGTGCGGACTTCGGCGAGCACGTCGGTGCCGCCGGGCCGCGAGGGGGACACCCGCTGGTATCCGGAGCCGGCCGGGCCGCCCGCGACCTCGAAGTAGTAGACCTCCTCCAGCTCGGACTCCTCGCCGGGACGGTGCTCGTCGTGCTTGTGCGGCGGGTAAGACGACCAGTTGCCGCCGGGGGTGAGGACTTCGACCGCGATGAGCTTGTCGCAGTCGAAGACGCCGGCGGCGGCGAAGTTGTTGACCTGGCGCGAGCAGACGCCGGTGCCGCGCAGTTCGACGGGGACGGCGGAGGCGGGCCCGTAGCGGGCCGCCAGGCGGCGCGCGCACCGGGCGCCGGTGAGCGCGAAGCGGCCGCCGGCCCGGGAGGTGAGGGTGACGTGCGCGTCGCGCGGGGCGTAGGCGAAGTCGGTGACGGCGGTGAAGACGTCCGTCCGGCCCTGGAGTACGAAGTGCCGGCCCTCGGTGTCGACCGCGCAGCCGCCGGACAGCGGGAGCACGATCCACTCGCTGTCGCCGGTGGCGAAGGTGTGGGTGCCGCCGGGCGGGAGGGTGAGCACGCGGAGGGAGGAGTGGGTCCAGCCGGCGGAGGCCGGGTCGACGGCCAGGTCGTAGGGGCCGGCGCCGGCGGTGCCGGCGGGCAGGTGGCGGCGGGGGGACGTCATGCAAGTGCCCTTCGTTCGCTGCGGTCGGGTCCGGCCCCGCCGGTCCGGGCGGCGGGGGTCGCGCGCCGTCGCGGCGGGTCGTCCTTCCCCGTCCCGTCCCTTTCCGGAACGGGCGCCCCGGGCCGGGGGCGGCCGGTGCCGGGCCTCACAGCAGCCCCACCGCCGTGTCGACGGCGGCCGCCACGTCCCCGTCGGCCGGGTAGAGCAGCGCCCGGCCCACCACCAGCCCCCGCACCGTCGGCAGGCGCAGGGCGAGCCGCCACCGTTCGTACGCCGCGTCCTGGTCGTCCCCGACGTCGCCGCCGAGCAGGACGGCGGGCAGGGTCGTCGCCCCCATCACCCGCTCCATGTCCCCGGCGTCGTCCGTGACGGGCACCTTGAGCCAGGTGTAGGCCGACGCCGAGCCGAGGCCCGAGGCGATGGTGAGGGACGTGGTGACGGCCTCGGCTCCGAGGTCGTTGAGGACCCTGCCGCCGACGCGGCGGGACATGAACGGCTCGACGAAGACCGGGAGGCGGTGGGCTGCCATGTCGTCGACGGCGCGGGCGGCGGACTCCATCGTGGTGAGCGAGCCGGGGTCGTCGTAGTCGATGCGCAGCAGCAGTTTGCCGGCGTCGAAGCCGCGTCGGGCGAGGTCCCGCGCGCGGGGCCCGGTGAAGCGGTCGTCCATCTCGAAGGAGGCGCCGAAGAGACCGCCGCGGTTCATGGAGCCCATGACGACCTTGTTCTCCAGCGCACCGAGGAGCAGCAGGTCGTCGAGGATGTCGGCGGTGGCGAGCACGCCGTCGACGCCGGGCCGGGAGAGGGCCAGGCACAGGCGCTCCAGCAGGTCGGCCCGGTTGGCCATGGCCAGGCGGCGGTCGCCGACGCCGAGCGCGCCCCGCGCC is a window encoding:
- the iolB gene encoding 5-deoxy-glucuronate isomerase, with product MTSPRRHLPAGTAGAGPYDLAVDPASAGWTHSSLRVLTLPPGGTHTFATGDSEWIVLPLSGGCAVDTEGRHFVLQGRTDVFTAVTDFAYAPRDAHVTLTSRAGGRFALTGARCARRLAARYGPASAVPVELRGTGVCSRQVNNFAAAGVFDCDKLIAVEVLTPGGNWSSYPPHKHDEHRPGEESELEEVYYFEVAGGPAGSGYQRVSPSRPGGTDVLAEVRTGDAVLIPDGWHGPSMAAPGHTLYYLNVMAGPGAEREWLIRDHPDHAWIRGTWPGQPVDPRLPLYLPGGDR
- a CDS encoding Cgl0159 family (beta/alpha)8-fold protein — protein: MTIRIPDLVNVRTHHPEAVAEAAARRRRRPLIGDSGRLMIVAADHTARGALGVGDRRLAMANRADLLERLCLALSRPGVDGVLATADILDDLLLLGALENKVVMGSMNRGGLFGASFEMDDRFTGPRARDLARRGFDAGKLLLRIDYDDPGSLTTMESAARAVDDMAAHRLPVFVEPFMSRRVGGRVLNDLGAEAVTTSLTIASGLGSASAYTWLKVPVTDDAGDMERVMGATTLPAVLLGGDVGDDQDAAYERWRLALRLPTVRGLVVGRALLYPADGDVAAAVDTAVGLL